The Methanothrix sp. region TCATCTCTTCGAGGAGCATATACGGCGTATCGCCCATCATAATTCCGGAGTATCCCACAGCTATAGACACTGCTGTGAAGAACGGGGCGCACGTGGAGCTTGTTCTCACAGCTCCGATTGTGGAGATAGTCGTGAGAGATTACAGGGAGATACTGGAGAATCTTCTCAAAAAGGAGAACTTCGAGCTGTACAGGCTCGATGCTGATGTCAGGGCTGCGTTTACCGTAATCGACTCCTCTCTCTCCCTCGGCCTCTTCAGGCTCGATGGCGGCTATGATATCGGCCAGGACCTGATATGCACAGGGGCTGGGGCCAGGGAGTGGGGTATGAGGCTCTTCATGCACCACAAGAAGAGGGCGGAAAGGGTCACCTCGATATAATAACAGCAATCGCTCTCGTGTGTTCACTTAGAGGTCGAGCGTGCAGGCTGCTGTAAGCGGGCATTCATTCTCCGAGAACGCATAGAATGACAAGTGCATCCTCTGGAAAGTCATCGCATGGCTGAGAGCACAGCAATATGCAGGGATCTGTGCGTGACACCAAGATGATCTGGCGCAGAATATTAACATGGAGGGCGGGCAGATCCCGCCTCGCGGCTCATACCAGGCCAGCGCGCTGGAGTCTCAGCAGGGCTGTTGTGTCCAGCTTCTCTCCCTTCTTGAACTGATTCAGGATCTCCTCGGCCTCGCGCTTTGCAGCTTCCTTCGCGCGATCCTCTCTGGCATCGCGGCTCTTCTTCTTGAGGCCCATGATGATCTTATCAAAATCGCGGATCTCCCTCTGTGTCCTTATGAACTCTCTGTGCTGCTCATCCGCCGCCTCCTGCGCCTTTATGAACTCGCGGTGCGCAGCATCGGCCTCGGCCCTCTTCTGATCCGCCTCTTTGAACGTGGCAATCATCTTGTCGTGATACTCCTGGGCCAGCTCAGCGTACCTGGTGACGTCCTCGTGGTGCTTCGAGGCCTGCTCGCGCAGAGCCTGCGCCTCCTCAAGCAGCTTCTTCAGCTCCTCGTTCTTCTCGAGCTGCTCCTTGCGGAGCTTGAACTCGTTGTGGAGCATCGCGATCCTCTCGACGAGCTGCTTCTCCTTATCCGGGCTCAGCACCTCGGTCTGCTGTCTGAACTCCAGGTGATCTATCTCCCTGCGGAGCTCGCGGATCGACCTGTCCCCGGAGAGGTTGTACTTCTTACGGATCTCGTCGATCTTCGCGTAGATCTGGTTCGTCTTCTCGTTGAGCTCATCGCGAAGCTTCTTCGACTCCGCGACCTTGGTGTTGTACTCGTCGCGAAGCTTCTTGAGCTCCTGTGCCTTCTCTATGAGCTCCTTTGTCTCCTTGTTCAGCTCGTTCCTTTTCGCAGCCCACCTGCTGGCCTCTGCATTCAGCTGGCTGCGCTTCTCCTTGAAGATAAGCGACTCCTGTTTGAGCTTGGCCTTCTTCTCTTCCAGTTCTGCAAGCATCCCCCTTTTTTCCTCCTTTTCCAGCACATGGCTGGGGTTCTGCCTGGGCTCGCTGCCCAGCACGCCCGTGGGCGTATCTCCTCCTCTGTACATTATGGGGTTCCCTCGACGGCAAATCAGCAGGGTCCTACACGTCAGATATCAACAAACAAGTGCGATCGCAAATGCGATGGCGCCGTTGTGCCGCATGCGTTCTCCACCAAAAGACATCCCTGTTGCGGACCATGCCGGTCGACTACTGTCCAAGCATCAGATACCTTTAACGTATTAATCTTTTGGTAGCATCTGTATGGGGGTGAGATCGCATAGATGCCTCAGAGGGGCGGGTATTTGAGTTATAGGCTCGAATCACTGAACGAATCTTCTGGAATCAATGGCCTCGGACAAAAGACTCCATAAATCTGGGCTGAGTGCTGGGTTGTGTGCACAGATCATTGAACACAGCAGGTGACACCGCAGGATCTGTGATCTGCTGTGCTAGAAGGTGTCGATTCCTGAAATTCCATTCAGCGATTCAGGCACGCGACCGAGTGCTGCGGATCTCAATTATGCCAGTAATAGTCGGTGAGCGCAGATGCTGTTTGCAGAAAAATCATTTAATACCAGAAGATCCTTAAAATATTGATATCCTGCGGGCACTTTCATCACAGGATCGCCGATTCTTCTTCGGCGTGCCTTCCCTGTGCCACTGGATAAGCGCAGATGCATCGTGGGGGTTATTCAGATCGCAGAGCTGCAACCGCATTCCATACACGCAGATGATGTGCTCAAGCAGCTGAGCACCTCTTCAACGGGTCTCACCCGGGAGGAGGCGGCTGAGCGACTGGAGCGCTTCGGCAGGAACACGCTTCCGCGAGCAAAGCCTCTGAGCATACAGATGCTCTTTCTGCGGCAGTTTCTGAGCCCTCTGATCTATGTTCTCCTGGCAGCGGCTGCGGTCTCCTTCTTCCTGGAGAGGATGACAGACGCCATCTTCATCCTCGCCGTGCTCCTGATCAACGCGATCATCGGAACAGCCCAGGAGTATTCAGCCGAGCGGAACATAGAGTCTCTGAGAGATCTGGTCAGGACGTATGCACGTGTTGTCAGGGAGGGCGAGAGCTTTGAGGTGGATGCTGAGGAGTGCGTGCCCGGAGATGTGGTTCTCCTGGAGGAGGGCATGAAGGTGCCTGCCGATCTCCGCCTTCTCGAAACGCACGCTCTCGAGGTGGACGAGTCCCTGCTCACAGGAGAGTCGACTCCTGTATCAAAGGATGCATCTGCTCTGCTGAAATGGAATGCAGCCCTTGGCGATCGCGTCAACATGGCCTTCGCCGGAACCATAGTTACGCGCGGTCGTGGCAGAGGTGTGGTGGTGGCGACCGGCAGAGAGACCGAGCTGGGAAGGCTGGCCGGATCCCTGACAGACGTGGAGTCTGCGAAGCCGCCTCTGACAAGAAGAATGGAGGTATTCTCCGCGAACATAGCGAAGGCGGTACTGATAGCGGTTATTCTGATAATCGCCATCGAGGTCAGAAGGGGCATGGATGCGGCGCAGGTCTTCGTTCAGTCTGTGGCCCTTGCGGTCTCCGCTATTCCTGAGGGTCTGCCCGTGGCGCTGACTGTCGTGCTTGCGGTGGCGGTCAACCGCATGGCCCGGCGCAACGTCATCGTGCGTCGCATGGTTGCCGTGGAGACGCTCGGATCATGTGACTTCATAGCCTCCGACAAGACCGGCACACTCACGATGAACGAGCTGACTGCGCGGCTTGTAGCCATACCAGGCCACGGGTTCATGGAGGTGACGGGAGAGGGAATCTCTCCGGAGGGGGAGATCAGAACCGCCCATGGAAAACCCACCGAGCAGGAGGAGCACATCATAAAAAGAGTCGTTACTGCAGCTGCTCTCTGCAACGAGGCGTTCTTCGGGATGCGCGATGGCCGCTGGGTACACCACGGAGATACCGTCGATGTGGCGCTTCTAGTAATGGCGCACAAGGTGGGTGTTAGGCAGGCGGATATCACCGCGAGGTATCCGATGATCGCGCAGATACCGTTTGCATCTGAGAGAAAGTTCGCGGCCACGCTGAACAGGGTCGATGGCAGGCTCCATGCATTCGTCAAGGGCGCTCCTGAGACGCTGCTGGAGATGTGCAGCAGCATGGTCACAATCGATGGCGAGGCTCCGCTCGAGAGAGATGCGATCGAGAGATGCGCATCGGATATGGCGAATAACGGCTACAGGGTTCTTGCGATAGCCGATGGCGCGCTTGAAAGCGATGAGGATTTCTCTGATAGGCGGCTCAAAGGTCTCACTTTCCTCGGCCTGATCGGAATGATAGATCCGCTCAGACCAGAGGCAAAGCCCGCTGTGGCCAGATGCAGAAAGGCCGGCATAGAGGTTGCCATGGTCACCGGTGACCACCCGATCACCGCGCTGGCCATAGCCCGTGAGCTCGGAATGGCTCAGGGCATGGATGAGGTGGTGACAGGCCCTGAGCTCAGAAAGGCGGAGCTGATTGGAAAGGAAGCGTTTGACGATCTTGTGAGGAGAGCGAGGGTCTTTGCAAGGGTTGAGCCAAGACAGAAGCTGGACATAATCCAGTCCCTGATCCGCCTGGGGCGTACTGTTGCGGTAACTGGAGATGGCGCAAATGATGCACCTGCCATGCGTGCAGCCCATGTCGGCGTCGCCATGGGAAAGAGCGGGACAGATATCGCAAAGGAGAGCGCAGAGCTGGTCATAACAGACGACAACTTCGCGTCCATCGTCGCAGGCGTGGAAGAGGGCAGGGTCGCATACAGCAACGTGCGCAAGGTCATATTCCTCCTGGTATCGACAGGGGCTGCGGAGATAGTGCTGTTCTTTCTCGCACTCTTTGCAGCTGTACCCCTTCCACTGCTTGCTGTCCAGCTCCTCTGGCTAAACCTTGTGACCAACGGCATACAGCACATAGGCCTCGCCCTGGAGCCGGCCGAGGGTGATGAGATGAGGAGACCACCTAGGCCCCAGCGAGAGGGAATATTCAACAGGATAATGCTGGAGAGGATACTGCTCTCGTCCATCGTGATGGGCGGAGTTGCATTCGGACTCTACAAATACCTCCTGGGCACAGGCTCGAGCCTGGATGAGGCGAGAAACAGCACGATGCTGCTCATGGTTCTTTTCGAGAACATACAGGTCTTCAACAGCCGATCAGAGCTGCGCTCCGCGTTCAGCCTGAGCCCGACGAGAAATCCCACTCTGTTTTTTGGAACTCTTGGAGCCCAGCTGGTCCACATAGCAGCCATGTACACCCCCTGGCTCAGCGGAGTGCTGAATATCGGGCCTGTATCACTGGAACACTGGGCCAGGCTTCTGGCGCTGGCGCTTTCAATCCTCATCGCAATGGAAGCGTACAAGCTCGTCCGCCGGAGAATGTCCGGAAACTCACATGTCAGCGTAACTGAACCGCTGGATTGACTGTTGGGTTCCCTGCGATCCGAATGAACTGGGTCTCTGAATTCTCATCCCGGCGCTCTGGCATGGCAGCAGATTTGGTATGAGTGAGCCACTGAAGACACCCCATTTCATTCGCTGAATCAAAATCTCGGCCCATGCGGGCGGCTCGTCGAACAGCCCGCAGCAAATGCACATCGATCCAGGCAGCATGGGGGGCATGAGTCTGATGATCGTCCTCTCAAGATCAAACAAAAGATAATATCATTATATTTCATTATAATTTCTCTTTTTGAAGCGTTATTCACTCTGCTCAACGGCAGAACTAAATACTTCAAAAAGATTGTTTTCAGTGCTGAGCTTATGGGGTGGGCGTTCAGATGATGGGGCTTGAGGAGATGCGGAGCAGGTGGCCTGAAAAGTTTGCTCCAGAGAGATCCATATTCAGGAACATACATCCAGGTGACAGGATATTCATCGGAACCGGCTGCGCAGAGCCGCAGCATCTTGTGCGCTCTCTGATCGATTACGTCAGCAGGTACCCCACAGCCTTCTTCGACGCCGAGGTAATCCACGTCTCGACCCTCGGCGTTGCGCCATACACAGATGAGAAGTTCAGGCTGAACTTCCGCCTCGATTCGTTCTTCATAGGGGAGAGCACGCGAGATCCAATAAACCGCGCTGATGCGGATTACACTCCCATATTCCTCTCAGCGCTTCCGGAGCTGTTCAGGAATGGAACGATAAATGTCGACATGGCTCTCATACAGGCCACGCCTCCGGACGAGAACGGAGATATGAGCCTTGGAATAAGTGTGGATATAATGAAGGCTGTGATCGAGAACGCATCCAGGGTTGCCGTACAGGTCAATCCTCAGATGCCGTATGTCCATGGAGACACTCTCATTAATATAAAAGATGTCGATTACGTTGTTTACCATGAGGAGCCTCTTCTGGAGTACGTGGAGAGCGCGCCGACAGAGCTTGCTCAGCAGATAGGAAAATATGTTGCAAGAATCGTGGAGGACGGGTCCACGATACAGGTCGGCTACGGAAGCATACCGAATGCTGTTCTCTCGAACCTTCGTGACAAAAAGCATCTCGGGGTTCACACAGAGCTCCTCACGGATGGCATCGTTGAGCTCATGAAGAACGGCACTGTCGACAACAGCATGAAAACCCTCGATAGGGGGAAGACCGTGGCAACCTTCTGCATGGCCCGAAGAGAGACGTACAGGTATCTCGACAGGAATCCGGATGTGGAGTTCAGGCAGATCGATTACACCAACAACCCTCTGGTCATCGCAAAACAGAGGAACATGGTCGCGATAAACAGCGCGCTCGAGATCGATCTCACAGGTCAGGCCACGGCTGAGTCCCTTGGAGGAACACTGTACAGCGGAATAGGCGGCCAGGCAGACTTCATGAGGGGCGCGGCCATGGCTCCGGGCGGCAAGACAATTCTCGCTCTGCCGTCAACAGCGAAGAATGGTAGTGTATCGAGAATCGTACCGTGTCTTAGGAGCTGTGCCGGCGTGACGCTGACAAGAGGCGATGTAAGATACGTGGTGACAGAGCACGGCATAGCTTACCTGCATGGCAGAAACCTGCGGGAGAGGGCTATGGCACTGATAGCTGTGGCGCATCCGAAGTTCAGGGCGTGGCTGATCGAAGAGGCGAAACGGATGAACATACTCTACAGGGACCAGATCGTTCTCCCGGGATGGCAGGGGATCTACCCCGAGCACCTCGAGGTCCACAGGGTAACAAAGACAGGTCTGGAGATCCTGATGCGCCCTGTGAGAATCAGCGATGAGCCACTGCTGAAGGACTTCTTCTATTCGCTCTCAGAGGAAAGCAGGTACCAGAGGTTCATCTCTATGAGAAAAGAGGTCCCAAGAGATCTGCTCCAGAAGCTCACCATGATCGACTACACAAACAGAATGGTGATACTCGCCACGCTCCCAGGCAGGGAGAGGGATGTGGTGATCGGCATGGGCCAGTATGAGATCAACAAAGATAAATACACCGCAGATATCGCGCTTGCAGTCAGGGATGACTACCAGAACCAGGGCGTGGGGAGCGAGCTTCTATCGTACCTGACACAGCTTGCGAGGAAGAGCGGCCTTCTCGGATTCACCGCAGAGGTTCTGGCAGAGAACAATCGCGTTTTCAGGCTCTTCGAGAAGATGGGTTTTGAGGTGGAGAAGATCAACGACGCAGGAATATACTACATGAAGCTCAGGTTCAGAACATGAAGCTCAGGGCGTTTCGAGTTCTGCGCTGATCTCAGGCAGCGGTGCTGTTTTGTTTCGAGACAAGCTTTCTGCCCTCACGGCCGTCATTATGGCATGCGGTTCTTCGAGAGCCTCATGACCCTGATCTCGCGGGCCCTCATGAACGCCATGTCGCTCTCTGTGTACCTTCCCAGCGCCTTGAGCACGACCCCCTTGTTGTACCATGCATCTTCATCCCATGGGTTCAAAGATATCGCATCCTTGCATGCGCTGAGCGCCTCCTCGTACCGGCCGAGGTTGTAGAGGGACCATGCACGGCTCTTCAGTGCAGATACGTTGTCGGGGTCGATGCTGAGAACGCGATCAAAGCATTCCAGCGCATCCTCATATAGACCCATGGCCCGGAATGTTATGCCCTTCGCGTACCATGATTGAGCGTGCTCTGGATCAACTGAGAGGGCTGAGTTGAATGCCTCTATCGCCCTTGATGCCATTCCCATGGCTCTGTAGGCGATGCCCTTACCATGCCATGCCTGGACAGATCCCGGGTCGAGCCTGAGCGCCTCCTCGTAGCAGTCCAGAGCCTCATCGTACCTGCCAGTGCTGTGCATCGACTCGCCCATCCTGATCCAGCACGCTGAATCCGATGGGCTGAGCTCAAGAGCCCTCTCAAAGCACTCGAGGGCTTCGCTGTGCCGCCCGATCGTCTGGAAAGTCTCCCCGAGTATGCACCAGTCCCTGGCCTGTGAGGGGTCGAGATTCAGAGCCACACGGTAGGCCTCGATCGCCTCCTCGTACCGCCCCATGGAGAGAAGCGCCAGGCCCTTCTGCCTCCAGCTCTCCGCATCCGCAGGCCTGGAACCGATGCATCTCTCGATCCATGCAAGCGCATATTCAGGATCCCTGTCTATGGCCTCCTGATAGGAGGAGATCGCATCATCGCATCTTCCCAGAATGAAGAGCACCTCTGCGCGGCTCTCCCAGGCCTGGACGCACCCCGGATCAGCCTCTATGGCCTTGCTGTAGCACTCAAGGGCATCCTCATAGCGGGAAAGGCAGAAGCAGGCCATTCCCTTCCCACACCATGCCGCAGTATTCCCGGGATCGATCTCCAGCGCCCTGTTGTAATACTCTATCGCCTCCTCGTAAGATCCATCGAGGTACTTCTCCTCAGCCTTCTGCAGAAGAGCAGCGACGGAAACCATGTGAGATATTCACACGAATGTACGTTATAAAACTTGCCTCTTCAATGGATTATAGTATTCTGCATAATCTTATATAATATTTATATTACATAAAATTATCTATGAAGTTAGATGCATCCAGTAGTTTTTAAGTAAATTTATATGAAGTGATGCAGAAGACTATATATGGCTGCGGGATGCACATTGTTTGCTCATGCATGTTTATGCGTATGCATTTCTGAATCCCGACATGCCTTTCAGCAATTCGAGCCCACAGCCCTCAAACGCCGCTCAAGTGTTTCAGAACCGGATACACCCGCTGCTATGGGAAAATTTGATATACGAGATGTGCAGTAGGGTAACCGGAATGGGCGTGTGGCCTAGCCAGGAGCACTGGCCGGTGGCCTTGTTCCCTAGAAGCTGTTTAGCTAGAAAGGATATGGCGGCAGCCTCCTAAGCTGTAAGCCGGGGGTTCGAATCCCTCCACGCCCGCTTTTCTCCTCACGTATTGACATTTCCGAGCTTGCACACCGCTGGCTGTGCCTGAGCCTGTACGCCATCTGGACTCTTGTCGTGCACGCTTAACCGGACATGCAACACAGTTTCTCCTCTGGCTGCTGATGGGGAGCTGATCGATCACCAGCTCGCGCTCGCAGCCGACGCTTCGATCGGGTTCGACAGCTTTTTATGGTTTCGAATACAGCGGCGAGCAGGGAGAGAATTGAGCTTCAGATGGATCGCCTGGCCTGCTGCCCTCTGTCTGATTCTGGTAGGGGCTGCATGGGCTGCAGACTACGTGTTCAACGGTGCACTAAACCTGGGCACAGGCTACCGTGACACCGAGCTGCTGGGGCAGACCGCGGCTGGCGCCCACGGCCAGAAGTTCGCAGAGAAGATCATAGGCAGCGGAAGGTTTCGCGAGAGGAGCGCGTTCGAGCTCGATGTCATAAGAAACACCATAAACTTCACGCAGGATGCGGAGTTCGAGTACTTCCCCGTGTCGTATGGTGGCGGCGCCTATAACAGAAAGTGGTCGAACAGGATCTGTGTCATAAACTATGATGCAGGATCTGCTCTCACGGAGGTCTACACAGCCTCTGAGCTGATACACAGGAGCACCGAGATCAGGAGCACAGGAGCAGTAGGCAATGAGAGCCTCCAGGCAGGGATGGACGCCACGTTCATAGGCAGCGGGCGGATAGCCTGGATGACAAGCCAGAGAAACGACAAGCGCGCGGTGGAGCTGAGCAGATCTGTTGATGAGCTCACGGGCGTTTTCTCTGTCAAGAAATACGTGGACCTGAGCAACAGATCCGGCAGGCCCAGCAGGGTCGACTGGATTCCATGCGCCTAGAAGTCGAAGAGCGACCTCTGCCTCTTCTCCTGAGCCATCTCTTTGCCCTTCTCCTTCGCAGATGTCTCTTCTGGCTTCTCCCTCTCCCCCACCACAGTTTTAAGGCCGCGATCTATCATTGCGATACGCTCTGTCTCTATCATCTTTTGCGCGTCCTCGAAGATCCGCTGAACCTTCTTGGTGGATGGAGCGCTTCCGGTCAGCATCGCGATCTCCTCGATGTTCAGGCCGAGGGTTGCTGCAACCGCCGGTCCGGTCTTCTTGCTGTTCAGCAGGGCCCCGATGAAGTGGAGAAGCTCAGATCTGGCGTATGATGTGCTGACATGGCAGTGAGCCGCTATCTTTCTGGCAGCCGAATCCCTCACAGATCTGGCCTTTTTCGTCTGACCCAGCCTCTTCCAGAGGCTCGGCGGCCTGAACTGAGTGTAGCCCCTCCGCACCTTCGAGCTGACAGCTCTAACCCCACCGGTCATCAGGAATGCGGCGTACCTCCAGAGGGTGTAGTTCTGCCTTTTCTTAACCCTCCCCAGGAAGATGTCCGCTCTCGATAGACATTCGAAGCCCTTTGCGAGCTCTCGATCCCTGTACACAGCAGGCAGATTCTCATCGATCCAGTGTATGAGGTCCTCGGGGCTCTCGTCCAGCTGGTACGTGGCCTCAAGCGCGCTTCTCGCGTTCTCACCCTTGAATATCGCGTCGAGGACCTTGAATATCGAAGCCCTGACATCCCTCTCAGAGGTCGCGACGTCCTCCAGTCGCAGGTGCTTCAGACCACGTGCCGCAGCCTCAAGATCGTTTATCGCGCTGCGCAGATCGCCTCCGGACATCTCTGCTATATGCATTATGGCGTCCGGATCGCATTCTATACCCTCGCTCCTGCAGATCTCCCTGAGGAGCGATGCTGTGGTCTGCGCTCTTATCGATCGGAACTGAACCCCATGGCATGCGTCCCTGAGCGGCTTCTCTATATCGTAGTACTCGTTTGCTATGAGAACCACTGGCTGCGTCGCATCCCTTATCACTTTAAGAATAGCTGCTGCACCGCCCCTGTCGTATGTGCCGTGGAGGTTGTCAGCCTCATCAAGTATCACGAGCCTCCTTCTGCCGGAGAACGTGCTCACCTGCGATGCCGGACCCGCTACGCTCTTGATTATCTCCGCGGTCCGCTGATCACTGGCGTTGAGCTCTATGTGGTCCCAGTCCATCTCCGATGCCAGCGCTAGAGCCGCGGATGTTTTCCCGACTCCTGGAGGCCCGTAGAGGATCAGGCACTTCACCTCCGGCCTGCCCCCCTCCCAGGCCCTGGCCCATTCTCTCAGCTCGGCTACCGCCTTTGCGTTGCCCAGTATGCCATCAAGGCTTCTGGGCCTGTACTTCTCGGCCCAGCTGGTCATGCCTTTACCAGATGCCCTCCCTTCCCGTTATCTCAAACGCCTTTATCTCCCAGACGCACATATCCATCCGCTCGAGCATCTCCCAGGTGAACATCTTTCCGCCATGCCCGCCGATCCCGCTTCTCATGAAGGCATCGAACATCCTCCGCTTGGATTCCTGAGATCCTGAGAGCTGGGCTTTTCCATAGACTATGACGCTCCTCCACCGCTGACCCTCGAGCTCATCCACCTCGAAGCAGACATTGCTGTTTCTCCTCGCGATCTCGATCTTCTTTCCTGACGGCCTGGAGTGGAGTATTACAGTTTTATCCACGTAAACATATGACATCGGTATCACGTACGGGCGATCCTCGTATGAGAGCGCGAGCCGGCCGTACCTGCATCTCCTCAGCAGATCCTCACATTCACTCATGCTCATTTCACGAACGTTCATCTCTTATCACCCCCTGAGATGGCTGGGCTTATATCCCGACTCGAACACGCTGACGTTAAAAGGGTTTCACGGGTTACCATGAAGGCACCACACATGGATCAGACTGTGTCGATTCGTTTGGACGGGATCGACACCCATCCCAAACGCCTTCATCCTTCTGCCACGCCTATAATTCGCATGCGTGCTCAAATCACAGGCGCTGCCTTACGGAACTGCTCTGCTCCAGCCTGTAGGGTCTGCGCCCTGTACGGCATTCAGTAACCCCGGCGTATCATGTAATCCGCGAGCTCCAGAAGCAGCCTTTTCGCGGGAGAGTCCTCCAGTACATCGAGTGCACGCTTCCCCCTCTCGACGAACTCCTCCGCCCTCCGCCTGGCATAATCTATGGATCCGCATCTCCTAAGGGCCGAGATGGCCTCCCTCAGCTGATCCTGGCTGGCCTGGCCCTTCCCGAATATATCGAGCCTCACGCCCTTGGAGAGAGCATCTATTATTATCATTGTCCTCTTTCCCTCTAGGATATCCCCGCCGAGCCTCTTTCCCAGGACATTCTCAGGGACGGTCAGATCGAGTATGTCATCATGTATCTGAAACCCCATGCCCGTCAGCCTGCCGAACTCCTCGAGCCCTCCTGCCACCTCAGGCGGGGCTCCGCCAAGAGTCGCGCCGATCCACGCAGAGGCGCCGTAGAGCACTCCTGTCTTCTTCTCGATCATCTCGAGGTAATCTCTCTCGGTCACGCTCTCCGCGCGCTCGAACTCCAGGTCCTGCCACTGGCCCTCGCATATCGAAGTGCATGTCCTCGCGAGCATATCCATGGCAGCGAGCACCCTCTCAGGCGGCGCGTCCACCCTGGCGAGCATCTCGAACGCCTTCGAGTAGAGGGTATCGCCTGCGAGTATCGCCCCGGATGTCCCCCATATCACATGTACCGCGGGTTTGCCGCGCCTCAGAGAGGCGTTGTCCATTATGTCATCGTGTATTAGAGTGAAGTTGTGGACCAGCTCTATGGCGACAGCAGCCGGAACCAGGCGCGCAGCCTCACACCCCACTGACTCCCCGGCTATGAGAAGCAGCGATGGTCTGAGCCGCTTTCCGCCAGCTCCCAGCAGATGCCTGGCTGCGTCGTACAGCCCTTCAGGTCTGGAGACTGGCAGGAGCTCATCTATGGCTTTGGATATCAGATCAGCGCGCCTCCTGAGCTCAGCCTCCAGATCTCCTCCCTCCAAGGTTTTCATGATCTTCGACCTCTTCAAAACTCACCCGAGGAGCAGCTCCTGGCCGTTCCTGAGGAGATGTATCGAGTATCCCAGCTTGTAGCCCGTATCCTCGGCCAGCATGAGGTACTGCCCGTGGCTGTTGAGGTTGCCGTGGCTGGGTATCACATGCTCCGGGTTTATCATGCGCAGGAGCTCCCAGTGGTCCTCCCTGCATGCATGCCCTGAGACATGCACGTTATCGTATATCCTGGCGCCCTTCATCTTCAGCTTCGTCTCAACAGTGTGACGGTTGGACATGTTGAGGGGCTGTGGTATTATACCGGCACTGAATATGACTCTATCTCCAGATTCCACCCTGAACTCCGTCTCTCCGTTTGCGATCCTGCTCAGTATCGCCCCTGGCTCGCCCTGGTGGCCTGTCGTTATGGGCAGGTACTTGTCCTTCCCCTCGACCATTATCCTCTTCAGAGCCTTATCGACAGCCTTCCGCCTGCCGCACACCGCCAGCCCGTTCCCGCGCTCCGCATATCCTGTTCTTACAGCGGTCCCCCAGTACTTCTCCATGCTCCTTCCCAGAAGGATGGGCTTGCGGCCCATTTTGCGGGCTGCCTCTATTATGGCCTTTATCCTGGCGATATGCGATGAGAATGTGGTCACAAGTATCCCAGAGTCGGTCTCCTCTGTTCCCATGAGAACATCCCAGACGAGATCCTTGGCGATCTGCTCCGATGGTGTCTTCCCTGAGACCCCCGCGTTTGTCGTCTCCGTTATCAGCGCCAGAACGCCCTCCCTTCCGAGCTGTCTCAGTCTCGGGAAATCCGGGGGCTCTCCCAGCGTCGGGCTCCTGTCGATCTTGAAGTCGTTTGCGTAAAGTATTGTCCCATGCTTTGTGTGGAGCGCGGCGAAGACGCAGTCCACTATGCTGTGCTGGACCCTGATGAACTCCAGCTCTATGTCCGGGGTCACCTGGTACCTCTCTCCTG contains the following coding sequences:
- a CDS encoding polyprenyl synthetase family protein — translated: MKTLEGGDLEAELRRRADLISKAIDELLPVSRPEGLYDAARHLLGAGGKRLRPSLLLIAGESVGCEAARLVPAAVAIELVHNFTLIHDDIMDNASLRRGKPAVHVIWGTSGAILAGDTLYSKAFEMLARVDAPPERVLAAMDMLARTCTSICEGQWQDLEFERAESVTERDYLEMIEKKTGVLYGASAWIGATLGGAPPEVAGGLEEFGRLTGMGFQIHDDILDLTVPENVLGKRLGGDILEGKRTMIIIDALSKGVRLDIFGKGQASQDQLREAISALRRCGSIDYARRRAEEFVERGKRALDVLEDSPAKRLLLELADYMIRRGY
- a CDS encoding RNase J family beta-CASP ribonuclease, with product MSSIGIMAVGGYDEIGRNMTAIRVDNDIIIMDMGIRLDRVQIHEDTDVESLHSSDLIAMGAIPDDSILNGVASKVKAIVCTHGHLDHIGAVSKLAHKYRAPIIATPFTADLVNQEIKAERIFRVNNEVISLKAGERYQVTPDIELEFIRVQHSIVDCVFAALHTKHGTILYANDFKIDRSPTLGEPPDFPRLRQLGREGVLALITETTNAGVSGKTPSEQIAKDLVWDVLMGTEETDSGILVTTFSSHIARIKAIIEAARKMGRKPILLGRSMEKYWGTAVRTGYAERGNGLAVCGRRKAVDKALKRIMVEGKDKYLPITTGHQGEPGAILSRIANGETEFRVESGDRVIFSAGIIPQPLNMSNRHTVETKLKMKGARIYDNVHVSGHACREDHWELLRMINPEHVIPSHGNLNSHGQYLMLAEDTGYKLGYSIHLLRNGQELLLG
- a CDS encoding replication factor C large subunit, encoding MTSWAEKYRPRSLDGILGNAKAVAELREWARAWEGGRPEVKCLILYGPPGVGKTSAALALASEMDWDHIELNASDQRTAEIIKSVAGPASQVSTFSGRRRLVILDEADNLHGTYDRGGAAAILKVIRDATQPVVLIANEYYDIEKPLRDACHGVQFRSIRAQTTASLLREICRSEGIECDPDAIMHIAEMSGGDLRSAINDLEAAARGLKHLRLEDVATSERDVRASIFKVLDAIFKGENARSALEATYQLDESPEDLIHWIDENLPAVYRDRELAKGFECLSRADIFLGRVKKRQNYTLWRYAAFLMTGGVRAVSSKVRRGYTQFRPPSLWKRLGQTKKARSVRDSAARKIAAHCHVSTSYARSELLHFIGALLNSKKTGPAVAATLGLNIEEIAMLTGSAPSTKKVQRIFEDAQKMIETERIAMIDRGLKTVVGEREKPEETSAKEKGKEMAQEKRQRSLFDF
- a CDS encoding pyridoxamine 5'-phosphate oxidase family protein gives rise to the protein MSECEDLLRRCRYGRLALSYEDRPYVIPMSYVYVDKTVILHSRPSGKKIEIARRNSNVCFEVDELEGQRWRSVIVYGKAQLSGSQESKRRMFDAFMRSGIGGHGGKMFTWEMLERMDMCVWEIKAFEITGREGIW